A single region of the Leisingera thetidis genome encodes:
- a CDS encoding low molecular weight protein-tyrosine-phosphatase yields MPVRILFVCLGNICRSPAAEGVFRALCPEAETDSAGTASYHAGEPPYGPMQAAARARGLDISDLRARQFRRGDFEAFDLIIAMDDSNLENIEALRPAGCGTPVRLFTGYAPDSGADHVPDPYYTRDFDGCLDLIEQAAKGLKAAL; encoded by the coding sequence ATGCCTGTCCGTATTCTGTTTGTCTGCCTGGGAAACATCTGCCGCTCGCCGGCCGCCGAAGGCGTGTTCCGCGCGCTGTGTCCGGAGGCGGAGACCGACAGTGCCGGCACCGCGTCCTATCATGCCGGCGAGCCGCCTTACGGGCCGATGCAGGCGGCGGCGCGGGCGCGGGGGCTGGATATCTCGGATCTGCGCGCGCGGCAGTTCCGGCGCGGCGATTTCGAGGCTTTCGACCTGATCATTGCGATGGATGACAGCAACCTGGAAAACATCGAGGCACTGCGCCCGGCGGGCTGCGGGACCCCGGTGCGCCTGTTCACCGGCTACGCGCCGGACAGCGGCGCCGACCATGTGCCGGACCCCTATTACACCCGCGACTTCGACGGCTGCCTGGACCTGATCGAACAGGCCGCAAAGGGGCTCAAGGCTGCGCTGTAG